One region of Cobetia sp. cqz5-12 genomic DNA includes:
- the secD gene encoding protein translocase subunit SecD yields MLNRYPLWKYLVICLVLAVGVIYALPNLYPEDPAVQISAASGAEAIDQQDLDRATSALENAGITPKSGELNGSTGLIRLTSNDQQLRAKELISETLGDDAIVALNLADATPSWLASLGASPMKLGLDLRGGVHFQLEVDMDAAVKQRLEVNASAIKETLREERIRYRGSEVDDGTLSLTFSDEEDRSQARSLISRDFQNFEYDERDVERGAVLDLTLTAAAVKEIQDYAVNQNLTTIRNRVNELGVSEPLVQRQGPNRIVVELPGVQDTAAAKRVLGATANLEFRLEAASDTPASEMESFAFRNQPSRTANIMKDVIISGDSVSSASTSFDESGRPQVNINLDGTGGSIMNRVTRAAIGRNMAVLFIEHKTRTRTVMEDGEKVEKRIPYTEKGLISLATIQSALGNSFRITGLDSPTEAKELSLLLRSGSLAAPIYFVQERTIGPSLGAENISRGILSVELGLLLVVLFMLARYKAFGVVANVALTANLAILIAAMSMLGATLTLPGIAGIVLTLGMAVDANVLIFERIREEMRSKMPLHQAVHTGFERAFTSIVDANITTLLVAVILFSIGSGPVKGFAVTLSIGILTSMFTAIMVSRGIINLAIGGKTLKKLWI; encoded by the coding sequence ATGCTCAACCGCTATCCGCTTTGGAAGTACCTGGTGATCTGCCTGGTACTTGCCGTCGGCGTGATCTACGCATTGCCGAATCTCTACCCCGAAGACCCGGCTGTGCAGATCAGTGCCGCCAGCGGCGCCGAGGCCATCGACCAGCAAGACCTCGATCGCGCCACCAGTGCCCTCGAAAACGCCGGCATCACGCCCAAATCCGGGGAACTCAACGGTTCCACCGGCCTGATTCGCCTTACCAGCAACGACCAGCAGCTGCGCGCCAAGGAACTGATCAGCGAGACGCTCGGCGATGACGCCATCGTCGCGCTGAACCTGGCCGATGCCACGCCGTCGTGGCTGGCCAGCCTCGGTGCCTCACCGATGAAGCTGGGCCTTGACCTGCGTGGCGGTGTCCACTTCCAGCTGGAAGTCGACATGGACGCCGCGGTCAAGCAGCGCCTGGAAGTCAACGCCAGCGCCATCAAGGAAACCCTGCGCGAGGAGCGTATCCGCTACCGCGGCAGCGAAGTCGACGACGGTACCCTGAGCCTGACGTTCTCCGATGAGGAAGACCGCTCGCAGGCGCGCTCACTGATCTCGCGCGACTTCCAGAACTTCGAATACGACGAGCGCGATGTCGAGCGTGGGGCCGTACTGGACCTCACCCTGACCGCCGCCGCCGTCAAGGAGATTCAGGATTACGCGGTCAATCAGAACCTGACCACGATCCGCAATCGCGTCAACGAGCTGGGCGTGTCCGAGCCGCTGGTTCAGCGCCAGGGCCCGAACCGCATCGTGGTCGAGCTGCCGGGCGTGCAGGACACGGCCGCCGCCAAGCGCGTACTGGGCGCCACCGCCAACCTCGAATTCCGTCTCGAAGCGGCCAGCGACACGCCGGCCAGCGAGATGGAGAGCTTCGCGTTCCGCAACCAGCCGAGCCGCACCGCCAATATCATGAAGGACGTGATCATCAGCGGTGACAGCGTCTCCAGCGCCAGCACCAGCTTCGATGAAAGTGGCCGCCCGCAGGTCAACATCAACCTGGACGGCACCGGTGGCTCGATCATGAACCGCGTCACGCGTGCCGCGATCGGCCGCAACATGGCGGTACTGTTCATCGAGCACAAGACCCGCACTCGCACCGTGATGGAAGACGGCGAGAAGGTCGAGAAGCGCATCCCTTACACCGAGAAGGGACTGATCAGTCTGGCGACCATCCAGAGTGCGCTGGGCAACAGCTTCCGCATTACTGGCCTCGACTCGCCGACGGAAGCCAAGGAGCTCTCGCTGCTGCTGCGTTCCGGCTCTCTGGCCGCGCCGATCTACTTCGTGCAGGAACGCACCATCGGTCCGAGCCTGGGTGCCGAGAACATCTCGCGCGGCATTCTGTCCGTCGAGCTGGGCCTGCTGCTGGTCGTGCTGTTCATGCTGGCGCGCTACAAGGCCTTCGGTGTCGTCGCCAACGTGGCCCTGACCGCCAACCTGGCGATCCTGATTGCCGCGATGTCGATGCTGGGCGCCACCCTGACCCTGCCGGGTATCGCCGGTATCGTGCTGACGCTGGGCATGGCGGTGGATGCCAACGTGCTGATCTTCGAGCGTATCCGCGAGGAAATGCGCTCCAAAATGCCGCTGCATCAAGCGGTGCATACCGGCTTCGAGCGCGCCTTCACCTCCATCGTCGATGCCAACATCACCACCCTGCTGGTCGCGGTGATCCTGTTCTCCATCGGCAGTGGCCCGGTCAAGGGCTTCGCGGTCACGCTGTCCATCGGCATTCTGACGTCGATGTTCACGGCGATCATGGTCTCGCGCGGCATCATCAATCTTGCCATTGGCGGCAAGACACTCAAGAAACTCTGGATCTGA
- a CDS encoding copper chaperone PCu(A)C: protein MRQPRQGHGAPRRTGQISAGLTALRIIATTASRWLATLALLSLATIHASAQEAPSAIAHVEQAFALPTPPGATTGAVYLTLSIAKGDAVLTGASTPMAATVELHSMQLTQERMQMHRIKQLAISSDAPLAMAPGGGPHLMLIGLSQPLTAGDKLPLTLHFLARPDTSLEVSIKEYAEMMPLSD, encoded by the coding sequence ATGAGGCAACCTCGCCAGGGACATGGCGCGCCGCGACGCACCGGACAGATATCGGCTGGCCTGACTGCCCTTCGCATCATCGCCACCACCGCCAGCAGATGGCTGGCGACGCTAGCCCTGCTCTCCCTTGCCACCATTCACGCCTCGGCGCAGGAAGCCCCATCCGCCATCGCCCATGTCGAGCAAGCCTTCGCGCTGCCGACGCCACCGGGTGCCACGACCGGGGCCGTCTACCTGACACTGTCGATCGCAAAGGGCGATGCCGTACTGACAGGTGCCAGTACGCCGATGGCCGCCACAGTCGAATTGCACAGCATGCAACTCACGCAAGAGCGCATGCAGATGCACAGAATCAAGCAACTGGCGATTTCCTCTGACGCGCCGCTGGCGATGGCTCCCGGCGGCGGTCCCCATCTGATGTTGATCGGCCTGTCTCAGCCACTCACTGCAGGCGACAAGCTGCCGCTGACACTGCATTTCCTGGCGAGACCTGACACGAGCCTTGAGGTCTCGATCAAGGAGTACGCCGAGATGATGCCGCTCAGCGATTAA
- a CDS encoding NUDIX hydrolase, translating to MIQDEIIQLVDAQNRPCGTAPRRLMRRYRYWHRATYAFVLNGRGELCIQKRTLSKEVFPGYFDLASGGVVGAGEAVQVAARRELEEEIGVRGAPLKHCFDFCYTDATNHVFGSAYLVHYDGPLTLQAEEVADAFWVTPADALALHPSTPDSRMALERLIRDGFLSKA from the coding sequence GTGATCCAGGACGAAATCATTCAGCTGGTCGATGCGCAGAATCGCCCTTGCGGCACGGCACCACGTCGCTTGATGCGACGCTACCGCTATTGGCACCGTGCGACCTATGCCTTCGTGCTCAATGGCCGCGGTGAGCTGTGCATCCAGAAGCGTACCCTGAGCAAGGAAGTGTTCCCCGGCTATTTCGATCTCGCCAGCGGGGGGGTTGTCGGAGCCGGTGAGGCCGTGCAGGTGGCTGCCCGACGCGAGCTGGAGGAAGAGATTGGCGTGCGTGGTGCACCGCTCAAGCATTGTTTCGATTTCTGCTACACCGACGCGACCAACCATGTCTTCGGCAGTGCATATCTGGTGCATTACGATGGCCCGTTGACGCTGCAAGCCGAAGAAGTGGCAGATGCCTTCTGGGTCACGCCTGCCGATGCGCTTGCGTTGCATCCTTCAACGCCTGATAGCCGTATGGCCCTTGAACGTCTGATCCGTGATGGCTTTCTGAGCAAGGCCTGA
- the yajC gene encoding preprotein translocase subunit YajC: MLEFLIPAAHAEAEAAVAGGGAIGQIVMLVGFVVIFYFLLWRPQSKRAKEHKNLISNLAKGDEVVIGGGLVGRITKVSEQFITMELNEGNEVNVQKSAVAAVLPKGTIKSI; this comes from the coding sequence ATGCTGGAATTCCTGATTCCTGCCGCACACGCGGAAGCCGAAGCGGCTGTCGCCGGCGGCGGCGCCATCGGCCAGATCGTCATGCTGGTCGGCTTCGTGGTCATTTTCTATTTCCTGCTGTGGCGTCCGCAGTCCAAGCGCGCCAAGGAACACAAGAACCTGATCAGCAATCTGGCCAAGGGTGACGAAGTCGTCATCGGTGGTGGCCTGGTTGGCCGCATCACCAAGGTCAGCGAGCAGTTCATCACCATGGAGCTGAACGAAGGCAACGAAGTCAACGTGCAGAAGTCTGCCGTGGCTGCAGTCCTGCCGAAGGGCACCATCAAGTCCATCTGA
- a CDS encoding RNA methyltransferase: protein MLERLRIVLIGTSHPGNIGGAARAMLNMGLADLALVAPRCQVQCQESASRASGADALVASASVHETLEEAVADCSLVVGCSARSRNLPWPMITPRAFGATLADEARLPDARVAIVFGREDSGLSNEELQRCHRHVHIPTNPDFSSLNLAAAVQVLAYECRQAWLADQEAAGETPRAEDAQPFGIDWDSPLASHADLERLFEHLEKTLISVDFLDPEQPRQLMARLRRLYLRARPDSMEINILRGILSAVDKQVRLAQADTANRTS from the coding sequence ATGCTTGAACGTCTGCGCATTGTCCTGATTGGCACCAGCCATCCCGGCAACATTGGTGGTGCAGCCCGCGCCATGCTCAATATGGGCCTGGCCGATCTCGCACTGGTCGCGCCGCGATGTCAGGTGCAATGCCAGGAATCCGCCTCACGCGCCTCGGGTGCCGATGCACTCGTCGCCAGCGCCTCGGTGCACGAGACCCTGGAAGAGGCCGTGGCGGATTGCAGTCTGGTGGTCGGCTGCAGCGCACGTTCGCGCAACCTGCCGTGGCCGATGATCACGCCGCGCGCCTTCGGTGCCACCCTGGCCGATGAAGCCCGCCTGCCGGATGCCCGCGTGGCCATCGTCTTCGGCCGCGAGGATTCCGGGCTCTCCAATGAAGAGCTGCAGCGCTGCCACCGTCACGTGCACATCCCGACCAATCCAGATTTCAGCTCGCTGAATCTGGCCGCGGCGGTACAGGTGCTGGCCTATGAGTGCCGCCAGGCGTGGCTGGCCGACCAGGAAGCCGCCGGCGAGACGCCGCGTGCCGAGGATGCCCAGCCGTTCGGTATCGACTGGGATAGCCCGCTGGCCAGCCATGCCGACCTCGAGCGCCTGTTCGAGCATCTCGAGAAGACACTGATCAGCGTCGACTTCCTCGATCCGGAACAGCCGCGCCAGCTGATGGCACGCCTGCGTCGCCTTTATCTGCGCGCGCGTCCGGACAGCATGGAAATCAACATTCTGCGCGGCATTCTTTCCGCGGTGGACAAGCAGGTTCGCCTGGCACAAGCCGACACGGCCAACCGCACCTCCTGA
- the queA gene encoding tRNA preQ1(34) S-adenosylmethionine ribosyltransferase-isomerase QueA, whose translation MQRSDYDFSLPDELIARYPSEQRSDCRLLHLDGKSGEIVHRRFPDLLEQLEPGDVVVFNDTRVIPARLHGQKASGGKIEMLLERPLDAHRGLAHIRSSKSPKPGTELIFEGGITAVVEGRQEALFELRFHGETPMIELLNQHGHMPLPPYITRDDELSDRERYQTVYAKRDGAVAAPTAGLHFDEPIMAAMAEKGIETAFVTLHVGAGTFQPVRVDSILEHHMHSEWIEVGQEACDKIARARAAGRRVVAVGTTSVRCLESAAKAHGGELAPYSGDTDIFIYPGYEWQVVDLLITNFHLPESTLLMLVSAFAGYQHTMAAYQAAVEERYQFFSYGDAMLLERA comes from the coding sequence ATGCAGCGCAGCGATTACGATTTCAGCCTGCCGGATGAGCTGATTGCTCGCTACCCGTCAGAGCAACGCAGCGATTGCCGCCTGCTGCATCTGGATGGCAAGAGCGGCGAGATCGTGCACCGCCGCTTCCCGGATCTGCTCGAGCAGCTGGAACCCGGCGATGTCGTGGTCTTCAACGATACCCGCGTGATCCCCGCGCGCCTGCATGGCCAGAAAGCCTCCGGCGGCAAGATCGAGATGTTGCTGGAGCGTCCGCTGGACGCCCATCGTGGCCTGGCGCACATCCGCTCCAGCAAGTCACCGAAGCCTGGCACCGAGCTGATCTTCGAAGGCGGCATCACGGCCGTGGTCGAAGGTCGTCAGGAGGCGCTGTTCGAGCTGCGCTTCCACGGCGAGACGCCGATGATCGAGCTGCTCAACCAGCACGGCCACATGCCGCTGCCGCCCTATATTACCCGCGACGACGAGCTATCGGATCGCGAGCGCTATCAGACGGTCTACGCCAAGCGTGATGGTGCCGTGGCCGCGCCGACGGCGGGCCTGCACTTCGATGAGCCGATCATGGCCGCCATGGCCGAGAAAGGCATCGAGACCGCCTTCGTCACCCTGCATGTGGGTGCCGGCACCTTCCAGCCGGTGCGTGTCGACAGCATTCTCGAGCACCACATGCACAGCGAATGGATCGAGGTCGGTCAGGAAGCCTGCGACAAGATCGCCCGTGCCCGTGCCGCCGGCCGTCGTGTGGTCGCCGTCGGCACCACCAGCGTGCGCTGCCTCGAAAGTGCTGCCAAGGCCCATGGTGGTGAGCTGGCACCCTACTCCGGTGACACCGACATCTTCATCTACCCCGGTTATGAATGGCAGGTGGTGGATCTTCTGATCACCAACTTCCATCTGCCGGAATCGACCCTGCTGATGCTGGTCTCGGCCTTCGCCGGCTACCAGCACACCATGGCGGCCTATCAGGCGGCGGTGGAAGAGCGCTACCAGTTCTTCAGCTATGGCGATGCCATGTTGCTGGAACGCGCCTGA
- a CDS encoding DUF58 domain-containing protein translates to MLRKMSIGGGEALHHARLMILPTPFGLFWAVLVILLLLLGINYENSLAHGLSFWLFAVAVVSIFRSWRNLAGVRVQLIADGEAFAGNTLRVMVRLTGRARSHAIDVRLGEARQRLEIHDGEGSAPLELAAFQRGQFSLPTLTLESRWPLGLVRLWAWVAIDTPVLVYPQPELPSTPQGSRRTLEQIEQGDFAGLRRYVPGDAPAHIAWKHWGRSGELVTKRFETPARPSLWLDYEACRGDMEQRLSELTARVLAAEGAQATYGLRLPGQTLAIASGGAHRRRVLEALTLFGGEQRLPWSAQLAASEAAERAGASRPLSQEGSA, encoded by the coding sequence ATGCTGCGCAAGATGTCGATTGGCGGAGGCGAGGCGCTTCATCACGCGCGCTTGATGATCCTGCCGACGCCCTTTGGCCTGTTCTGGGCGGTGCTGGTGATCCTGTTGCTGCTGTTGGGTATCAATTACGAGAACTCGCTGGCGCATGGCCTGTCCTTCTGGCTGTTCGCCGTGGCAGTGGTCAGCATCTTTCGCAGCTGGCGCAATCTGGCGGGCGTGCGAGTGCAGCTGATCGCCGATGGCGAGGCGTTTGCGGGCAATACGTTGCGCGTCATGGTGCGCCTCACCGGTCGGGCTCGCTCACATGCCATCGATGTACGACTGGGAGAGGCGCGCCAGCGACTCGAGATCCATGACGGCGAAGGCAGTGCGCCGCTGGAGCTGGCGGCCTTTCAGCGTGGCCAGTTCTCATTGCCGACGCTGACGCTGGAGTCGCGCTGGCCACTGGGACTGGTGCGCCTGTGGGCCTGGGTCGCGATCGACACGCCGGTCCTCGTCTATCCACAGCCAGAGCTTCCCTCCACCCCGCAGGGCAGTCGTCGTACGCTCGAGCAGATAGAGCAGGGCGATTTCGCCGGTCTGCGCCGCTATGTGCCGGGTGATGCGCCAGCGCATATCGCCTGGAAGCACTGGGGGCGCAGCGGCGAGCTGGTCACCAAGCGCTTCGAGACGCCAGCGCGTCCCTCGCTGTGGCTGGATTACGAGGCCTGTCGTGGCGACATGGAGCAGCGGCTTTCGGAGCTCACGGCACGCGTGCTGGCGGCGGAAGGCGCCCAGGCGACCTATGGTCTGCGGCTGCCGGGCCAGACATTGGCCATCGCCAGCGGCGGGGCGCATCGCCGTCGAGTGCTTGAGGCGCTGACGCTGTTCGGCGGCGAGCAGAGGTTGCCATGGTCCGCCCAGCTGGCGGCCAGTGAGGCCGCCGAGCGAGCCGGCGCGAGTCGTCCCTTGAGTCAGGAGGGCAGTGCATGA
- the tgt gene encoding tRNA guanosine(34) transglycosylase Tgt: MSFEKLATDGRARRGRMTFPRGTVETPAFMPVGTYGTVKGMTPESIKDIGAEIILGNTFHLWLRPGTEVIEAHGDLHDFAQWDKPILTDSGGFQVFSLGKTRKITEQGVHFRSPVDGSKVFMGPEESMAVQRSLGSDIVMIFDECTPYPATHDEARKSMEMSLRWAQRSYDAHGDSPSALFGIIQGGMYPDLREKSLEGLKKIDFDGYAIGGLSVGEPKDEMIKVLDYLPEWMPDDKPRYLMGVGKPEDLVEGVRRGVDMFDCVMPTRNARNGHLFTPTGTVKIRNAVHKRDTSPLDPDCDCYTCTNFSRGYLHHLDRCGEMLGSMLNTIHNLRYYQTVMAGLRGAIEAGTLQDFVEQFYAARGLPVPPLAD; the protein is encoded by the coding sequence ATGAGCTTTGAAAAGCTCGCGACCGATGGCCGTGCACGTCGTGGCCGCATGACCTTCCCGCGCGGCACCGTGGAAACTCCGGCCTTCATGCCGGTGGGCACCTACGGCACCGTCAAGGGCATGACGCCGGAATCCATCAAGGACATCGGCGCCGAGATCATCCTCGGCAACACCTTCCACCTGTGGCTGCGCCCGGGCACCGAAGTCATCGAAGCCCATGGCGACCTGCATGACTTCGCGCAGTGGGACAAGCCGATCCTGACCGATTCCGGCGGTTTCCAGGTCTTCTCGCTCGGCAAGACGCGCAAGATCACCGAACAGGGCGTTCACTTCCGCTCACCGGTCGATGGCTCCAAGGTCTTCATGGGCCCGGAAGAATCGATGGCGGTGCAGCGCTCGCTGGGCTCCGACATCGTGATGATCTTCGATGAGTGCACGCCGTACCCGGCCACCCATGATGAAGCGCGCAAGTCGATGGAGATGTCCCTGCGCTGGGCGCAGCGCTCCTACGACGCGCATGGCGACTCGCCGTCGGCGCTGTTCGGCATCATCCAGGGCGGCATGTATCCGGACCTGCGCGAGAAGTCCCTCGAGGGCCTCAAGAAGATCGATTTTGACGGCTACGCCATCGGCGGCCTGTCCGTGGGCGAGCCCAAGGACGAGATGATCAAGGTGCTCGACTACCTTCCCGAGTGGATGCCGGACGACAAGCCGCGCTATCTGATGGGCGTCGGCAAGCCGGAAGACCTCGTCGAAGGCGTGCGGCGTGGCGTCGACATGTTCGATTGCGTGATGCCGACCCGCAACGCGCGCAACGGCCACCTGTTCACCCCGACGGGCACCGTCAAGATCCGCAACGCCGTCCACAAGCGTGACACCTCACCGCTGGACCCGGACTGCGATTGCTACACCTGCACCAATTTCTCGCGCGGCTATCTGCATCACCTTGATCGCTGTGGAGAAATGCTCGGCTCGATGCTCAACACCATCCACAATCTGCGCTACTACCAGACCGTGATGGCTGGTTTGCGCGGTGCAATTGAAGCGGGTACATTGCAGGACTTCGTGGAACAGTTCTATGCCGCGCGCGGCCTGCCGGTGCCGCCGCTGGCCGACTGA
- a CDS encoding inositol monophosphatase family protein, producing MHPMVQFALRAARGAAEQFVRARERIEVARGDNDLDTFIADTARRAEAHIVRQLERGYPQHGLSGRYTDHRDGEGQGSDYHWRIEPVHGYSNLASAASGFALSVVCLFKGRAEHAVVIAPFTDEEYIVSRGRGAQHSGHRIRVTNATSIEGARLAMGLPESWQRPRHLPTYLSIVQQVGPQVEMLRTSGCALLDVLELASGRVDAVYVLGLDAGDSEIVSLFLKECGALAGSADGTPVVVAEGTLMAAGARLYKALAQTMQPHL from the coding sequence ATGCATCCGATGGTCCAATTTGCGCTGCGTGCTGCACGCGGTGCCGCAGAGCAGTTCGTCCGTGCTCGTGAACGTATCGAAGTCGCCCGTGGCGACAACGATCTCGACACCTTCATCGCAGACACTGCACGTCGCGCCGAAGCGCACATCGTGCGTCAGCTGGAGCGCGGTTATCCGCAACACGGTCTCTCCGGCCGTTATACCGACCATCGCGATGGTGAAGGTCAGGGTTCTGACTACCACTGGCGCATCGAGCCGGTGCACGGTTACTCCAACCTGGCATCCGCGGCCTCCGGCTTCGCGCTGTCCGTGGTCTGCCTGTTCAAGGGCCGTGCCGAGCACGCGGTGGTCATCGCGCCGTTCACTGACGAAGAGTACATCGTCAGCCGTGGCCGTGGTGCCCAGCACTCCGGTCACCGTATCCGCGTGACCAACGCCACCTCCATCGAAGGTGCGCGTCTGGCGATGGGTCTGCCGGAAAGCTGGCAGCGTCCGCGTCACCTGCCGACCTACCTCTCCATCGTTCAGCAGGTCGGCCCGCAGGTCGAGATGCTGCGCACCAGCGGTTGTGCGCTGCTGGACGTGCTCGAGCTGGCCTCTGGCCGCGTCGATGCCGTCTATGTGCTGGGTCTGGATGCCGGTGACAGCGAGATCGTCAGCCTGTTCCTGAAGGAATGTGGCGCACTGGCAGGCAGTGCCGACGGCACGCCGGTCGTGGTTGCCGAAGGCACCCTGATGGCCGCTGGCGCACGTCTGTACAAGGCGCTGGCGCAGACCATGCAGCCGCACCTGTAA
- a CDS encoding LysE family translocator, which translates to MPLNLWLSLVALCAMGAMSPGPSLAMVLRHTLGGGRSAGVAAGISHALGVGLYAALTAWGLGALIIHYPGAFHAIMLLGAVYLAWLGLKALRAGRGGALEAQAVTTSRSMAIRDGFMVALANPKLILFFVALLSQLITPEISEMGKWLVVVTAMGIDGLWYVLVALVLSHSRVLPWLQARAMWINRLTGVVLLGLALRVVWGL; encoded by the coding sequence ATGCCGCTGAATCTGTGGTTGTCACTGGTTGCGCTATGCGCGATGGGGGCGATGTCGCCCGGACCGAGTCTGGCGATGGTGCTGCGCCATACCCTGGGCGGCGGCAGGAGTGCGGGGGTCGCCGCCGGTATCAGTCATGCGCTGGGAGTCGGGTTGTACGCCGCGCTGACTGCCTGGGGGCTCGGCGCCTTGATCATTCATTATCCGGGGGCCTTCCATGCGATCATGCTGCTGGGTGCAGTCTATCTGGCCTGGTTGGGGCTCAAGGCGCTGCGGGCAGGCCGCGGTGGAGCGCTGGAGGCGCAGGCCGTCACGACGTCCCGCTCCATGGCGATACGCGATGGTTTCATGGTGGCGCTGGCCAACCCCAAGTTGATCCTGTTCTTCGTGGCGCTGCTCAGTCAGTTGATCACGCCGGAGATAAGCGAGATGGGCAAGTGGCTGGTCGTCGTGACGGCCATGGGCATCGACGGCCTATGGTATGTGCTGGTGGCACTGGTGCTGTCGCACTCGCGGGTGCTGCCCTGGTTGCAGGCGCGCGCGATGTGGATCAATCGTCTGACGGGCGTGGTCTTGCTGGGGCTGGCGTTGCGGGTGGTCTGGGGGCTTTGA
- the secF gene encoding protein translocase subunit SecF → MRQFDFMSKRRAAFIVSIVLTIVAIGALVIHGLNLGLDFTGGTLVEVKYQAAPALDSVRQTLEAAGYKDVSVQTFGASNEILVRLQQSFEAGIGNDIVAHLQATGDSVNLIRAEFVGAQVGDQLRDQSGLGMLLALAVVMVYVAFRFQYKFALGALISLGHDVIILLGIFALFGLDFDLTVLAAVLAVIGYSLNDTIIVYDRIRENIRKSRTDDMPSIFNDAINATLSRTLSTSGTTLLVLLALYFLGGDMIHNFAIALIIGVVAGTFSSIYVAAALLLVVGLKRVDLIPPPKEQFEDGAP, encoded by the coding sequence ATGCGACAGTTTGACTTCATGAGCAAGCGGCGCGCGGCCTTCATCGTCTCCATCGTGCTGACGATCGTGGCCATTGGCGCCCTTGTGATTCATGGCCTGAACCTGGGCCTCGACTTTACCGGCGGCACCCTAGTGGAAGTGAAATACCAGGCAGCACCGGCGCTGGACAGCGTGCGCCAGACACTGGAAGCCGCCGGCTACAAGGATGTCTCGGTCCAGACCTTCGGTGCCAGCAACGAGATTCTGGTGCGTCTGCAGCAGAGCTTCGAAGCCGGTATCGGCAATGACATCGTGGCGCATCTTCAGGCCACCGGTGACAGCGTCAACCTGATCCGCGCCGAGTTCGTCGGCGCCCAGGTCGGTGATCAGCTGCGTGACCAGTCCGGTCTCGGCATGCTGCTCGCCCTGGCCGTGGTGATGGTCTACGTGGCCTTCCGCTTCCAGTACAAGTTCGCCCTCGGCGCACTCATCTCGCTGGGTCACGACGTCATCATCCTGCTGGGCATCTTCGCCCTGTTCGGACTCGACTTCGACCTGACGGTACTGGCCGCGGTGCTGGCCGTGATCGGCTACTCACTGAACGACACCATCATCGTCTACGACCGCATTCGCGAGAACATCCGCAAATCGCGTACCGATGACATGCCGTCGATCTTCAATGACGCCATCAACGCGACGCTGTCACGCACGCTGTCCACCTCCGGCACCACCTTGCTCGTGTTGCTGGCGCTGTACTTCCTCGGCGGTGACATGATCCACAACTTCGCCATCGCACTGATCATCGGTGTGGTCGCGGGCACCTTCTCGTCCATCTACGTGGCAGCGGCGCTGTTGCTGGTGGTCGGCCTGAAGCGTGTGGATCTGATCCCCCCGCCCAAGGAGCAGTTCGAGGACGGCGCGCCGTAA
- a CDS encoding AAA family ATPase: MNAKVSPQQLEEVEAALSTVLAGKPRQIRLALCCLLCRGHVLVEDLPGLGKTTLAQGLARLIGADMQRVQFTSDLLPADILGVSVFDPREGNFRFHPGPVFHSLVLADEINRATPKTQSALLEAMEERQVTVEGETRRLPEPFFVIATQNPLQQSGTFPLPESQLDRFLMRLSLGYPEPAAEREILKGNAGRQHIEALRPLLPVSVLKEWQAAVDRVRLSDPLLDYLQALVAATRSSPEVAYGLSTRGVLALASAARGWALLAGRDYVLPEDVQAVWAPVVGHRLSEGSVAEGETVARHLLGQVAVVPA, encoded by the coding sequence ATGAATGCCAAGGTATCGCCACAGCAGCTGGAAGAGGTGGAAGCCGCACTGTCGACGGTGCTGGCGGGCAAGCCGCGCCAGATCCGTCTGGCGCTTTGTTGTCTGCTGTGTCGTGGTCATGTCCTGGTCGAGGATTTGCCCGGGCTGGGCAAGACGACGCTCGCCCAGGGCCTGGCACGTCTGATCGGTGCGGACATGCAGCGGGTGCAGTTCACCAGTGATCTATTGCCGGCTGACATTCTGGGCGTGTCGGTATTTGATCCGCGTGAGGGCAACTTCCGCTTTCACCCCGGCCCGGTATTCCACTCGCTGGTGCTGGCGGACGAGATCAACCGTGCCACGCCCAAGACGCAGAGCGCGTTGCTGGAGGCGATGGAAGAGCGTCAGGTCACGGTGGAGGGCGAGACCCGTCGCCTGCCAGAACCGTTCTTCGTGATCGCGACCCAGAATCCGCTCCAGCAATCCGGCACCTTCCCGTTGCCGGAATCCCAGCTGGACCGCTTTCTGATGCGGCTGTCATTGGGCTACCCGGAACCCGCTGCCGAGCGCGAGATTCTCAAGGGCAATGCCGGGCGTCAGCATATCGAGGCGCTGCGACCCTTGTTGCCTGTCTCGGTGCTCAAGGAGTGGCAGGCCGCCGTGGACCGTGTGCGTCTGTCAGACCCGCTGCTGGATTATCTGCAGGCGCTGGTGGCGGCGACGCGCAGCTCGCCGGAAGTGGCCTATGGTCTCTCGACGCGCGGGGTGCTGGCGCTGGCCAGTGCTGCGCGTGGCTGGGCACTGCTGGCAGGGCGTGACTATGTGCTGCCGGAGGATGTGCAAGCGGTCTGGGCGCCCGTCGTGGGGCACCGCCTCAGCGAAGGCAGTGTTGCTGAGGGGGAAACCGTGGCGCGCCATCTGCTCGGGCAGGTGGCGGTGGTGCCTGCATGA